One Cellulomonas sp. Y8 DNA segment encodes these proteins:
- the gdhA gene encoding NADP-specific glutamate dehydrogenase — protein sequence MQDQLGVVLDQVLARNPGEPEFHQAVREVFGSLGPVLERNPRYVDAAVLERLCEPERQIVFRVPWVDDAGRVQINRGFRVQFSTTLGPSKGGLRFHPSVNLGIVKFLGFEQIFKNSLTGMPIGGGKGGSDFDPRGRSDGEVMRFCQSFMTELARHIGEYVDVPAGDIGVGGREIGYLFGQYKRMTGRYESGVLTGKGVTWGGSLVRTEATGYGAVLFAQEMLRAANRSLDGQRVVVSGSGNVALYAVEKAQQLGADVVACSDSRGYVVDDQGLDLALLQQVKTVERGSLADYAERRGGSARYVPGRRVWEVGATVALPCATQNELDGDDARALVGSGLVAVAEGANMPTTPGAVAVLREAGVLFGPGKAANAGGVATSALEMQQNASRDSWTFEYTEQRLATIMRDIHDRCAATADEYGAPGDYVLGANVAGFLKVADAMLALGVV from the coding sequence GTGCAGGACCAGCTGGGAGTGGTGCTCGACCAGGTGCTGGCGCGGAACCCGGGGGAGCCCGAGTTCCACCAGGCGGTGCGGGAGGTGTTCGGCAGCCTGGGACCCGTGCTGGAGCGGAACCCCCGGTACGTCGACGCGGCCGTGCTGGAGCGGCTGTGCGAGCCCGAGCGGCAGATCGTGTTCCGGGTGCCGTGGGTCGACGACGCCGGACGCGTGCAGATCAACCGCGGGTTCCGGGTGCAGTTCAGCACCACGCTCGGCCCGTCGAAGGGCGGCCTGCGGTTCCACCCGTCGGTGAACCTCGGCATCGTGAAGTTCCTCGGCTTCGAGCAGATCTTCAAGAACTCGCTCACCGGCATGCCGATCGGCGGCGGCAAGGGCGGCTCGGACTTCGACCCGCGGGGCCGCTCGGACGGCGAGGTCATGCGGTTCTGCCAGTCGTTCATGACGGAGCTGGCCCGGCACATCGGCGAGTACGTGGACGTGCCCGCGGGCGACATCGGCGTCGGCGGCCGGGAGATCGGCTACCTGTTCGGCCAGTACAAGCGCATGACCGGCCGGTACGAGTCGGGCGTGCTCACCGGCAAGGGCGTGACCTGGGGCGGCTCGCTGGTGCGCACCGAGGCCACGGGGTACGGGGCCGTGCTGTTCGCGCAGGAGATGCTCCGCGCGGCCAACCGGTCGCTGGACGGCCAGCGCGTGGTCGTGTCGGGTTCCGGCAACGTCGCGCTGTACGCGGTCGAGAAGGCGCAGCAGCTCGGCGCCGACGTCGTCGCGTGCTCGGACTCCCGCGGGTACGTCGTCGACGACCAGGGCCTCGACCTGGCGCTGCTGCAGCAGGTGAAGACGGTCGAGCGCGGCTCGCTGGCGGACTACGCGGAGCGGCGCGGCGGGTCCGCGCGGTACGTGCCCGGGCGCCGGGTCTGGGAGGTCGGCGCGACGGTGGCGCTGCCGTGCGCGACGCAGAACGAGCTCGACGGCGACGACGCCCGCGCGCTGGTCGGCTCGGGCCTGGTGGCCGTGGCGGAGGGCGCGAACATGCCGACGACGCCCGGCGCGGTCGCGGTGCTGCGCGAGGCCGGGGTGCTGTTCGGCCCGGGCAAGGCGGCCAACGCCGGCGGCGTGGCGACGTCCGCGCTGGAGATGCAGCAGAACGCGAGCCGCGACTCCTGGACGTTCGAGTACACCGAGCAGCGGCTCGCGACGATCATGCGGGACATCCACGACCGTTGCGCCGCCACGGCGGACGAGTACGGCGCGCCTGGCGACTACGTCCTGGGCGCGAACGTGGCGGGCTTCCTCAAGGTCGCCGACGCGATGCTGGCCCTCGGCGTGGTCTGA
- a CDS encoding sensor histidine kinase yields MSATQPAPAGPAGPAAAHPGGPYPAAYAPGSPVATVPVHLTADLPRGAIWAPGVMGRAWREYGYLFLALLIAPFAFAYAVVAVVLPPSVAITVVGLFVAGWVVVGGRMWAALYRGMARGMLGTSIAAPMPRRRRRGFWRRLGVLLGDAPGWRGVAFGALSLPLAIVGFVVPTTFLAVALGGTTHWFWYRWLPLQEASDGTLHRGASFGTDYFIDTPPRQWILIAVGLLAFLAWHRLTLGFAHLFRLLSTSLLGPTGSSLRVAHLEQTRGTAVTDADTRLRRIERDLHDGTQARLVAVAMQIGDARDRLAHEPGADPATVGLLDEAHGALKDTLTELREIARGIHPPALDNGLAVALETLAARSPVPVTVDVDLAAVRPAPEVETIAYFAVAELLTNVVRHSGATGAYVRVEADGGALWLRVRDDGHGGARLGLPGASGGSGLAGLADRVATVDGELDLDSPVGGPTVVTVHLPLSAR; encoded by the coding sequence ATGTCCGCCACCCAGCCGGCCCCCGCCGGACCCGCCGGCCCGGCCGCGGCCCACCCCGGCGGACCGTACCCCGCCGCGTACGCCCCCGGGTCTCCGGTCGCGACCGTCCCGGTGCACCTCACCGCCGACCTGCCGCGCGGCGCGATCTGGGCGCCCGGCGTCATGGGACGGGCGTGGCGCGAGTACGGCTACCTGTTCCTGGCGCTGCTGATCGCGCCGTTCGCCTTCGCGTACGCGGTGGTCGCGGTCGTGCTGCCCCCGTCGGTGGCGATCACGGTCGTCGGCCTGTTCGTCGCGGGCTGGGTGGTCGTCGGCGGCCGGATGTGGGCGGCGCTGTACCGGGGGATGGCGCGCGGGATGCTCGGCACCTCGATCGCGGCGCCGATGCCCCGCCGCCGGCGGCGCGGGTTCTGGCGCCGGCTCGGGGTCCTGCTGGGCGACGCGCCCGGCTGGCGCGGGGTCGCGTTCGGGGCGCTGTCGCTGCCGCTCGCGATCGTCGGCTTCGTGGTGCCGACGACGTTCCTCGCCGTCGCGCTCGGCGGCACCACGCACTGGTTCTGGTACCGGTGGCTCCCGCTGCAGGAGGCGTCCGACGGCACGCTGCACCGCGGGGCGTCGTTCGGCACCGACTACTTCATCGACACCCCGCCGCGGCAGTGGATCCTGATCGCCGTCGGCCTGCTGGCCTTCCTGGCCTGGCACCGGCTGACCCTCGGGTTCGCGCACCTGTTCCGGCTGCTCAGCACCAGCCTGCTCGGCCCGACCGGGTCCAGCCTGCGCGTCGCGCACCTCGAGCAGACCCGCGGCACCGCCGTGACCGACGCCGACACCCGGCTCCGCCGCATCGAGCGGGACCTGCACGACGGGACGCAGGCCCGGCTGGTGGCGGTCGCCATGCAGATCGGCGACGCCCGGGACCGGCTCGCGCACGAACCCGGCGCCGACCCGGCGACGGTCGGGCTGCTCGACGAGGCGCACGGCGCGCTCAAGGACACGCTGACCGAGCTCCGCGAGATCGCCCGGGGCATCCACCCGCCGGCGCTCGACAACGGGCTCGCGGTGGCGCTGGAGACGCTGGCCGCGCGGAGCCCGGTGCCGGTGACCGTCGACGTCGACCTGGCCGCCGTCCGGCCCGCGCCCGAGGTCGAGACGATCGCGTACTTCGCGGTCGCCGAGCTGCTCACGAACGTCGTCCGGCACTCGGGCGCCACCGGGGCCTACGTCCGGGTCGAGGCCGACGGCGGCGCGCTGTGGCTGCGGGTGCGCGACGACGGCCACGGCGGCGCGCGGCTCGGCCTGCCCGGGGCGTCCGGCGGCTCGGGCCTGGCCGGCCTGGCCGACCGGGTGGCGACGGTCGACGGCGAGCTCGACCTCGACAGCCCGGTCGGAGGCCCTACGGTGGTGACCGTGCACCTGCCGCTGAGCGCCCGATGA
- a CDS encoding nucleotidyltransferase family protein, with translation MVQLDDILRDAIAAYCRRYRFARLDVFGSEARDEATADSDVDVLYDLVPGRHLSWEVVDAADDLARILGRPVDLVSRRALHPLLRDQVEAEARPLSAA, from the coding sequence ATGGTCCAGCTCGACGACATCCTCAGGGACGCGATCGCCGCCTACTGCCGGCGCTACCGCTTCGCGCGTCTCGATGTCTTCGGGTCCGAGGCGCGCGACGAGGCGACGGCCGACTCGGACGTCGACGTCCTGTACGACCTCGTGCCGGGCCGCCACCTCTCGTGGGAGGTGGTCGACGCGGCCGACGACCTCGCTCGGATCCTCGGACGCCCGGTCGACCTCGTGTCCAGGCGAGCGCTGCACCCCCTGCTCCGGGACCAGGTCGAGGCCGAGGCCCGTCCGCTCTCTGCAGCGTGA
- a CDS encoding stage II sporulation protein M, with protein MDLDAFSAVREPSWARLDELSRRRGLDGAEADELVRLYQAAATDLSTIRSSAPDPDVVARLSQLLARARSRIAGTHEPAWRDVRRFVVLSLPAALYRLRWWTVGVMVACLAVATVAGWWVATNPDALAAMGTPSERQQYVDEAFASYYDPGAGFAAVVWTNNAWVAALCVALGISGIGTLYVLANNAVNVGATGGMMAAHDSLGVFFQLITPHGLLELTSIFVAGAAGLRLFWAWVDPQGRPRARALAEEGRALITVVIGLAGALLLSGVVEGFVTGSTLPWWLKIVIGAIALAAFWTYTIVLGRRAVAEGETGDLEEDAAGYAVAIAA; from the coding sequence GTGGACCTGGACGCCTTCTCCGCCGTGCGCGAGCCCTCCTGGGCGCGCCTGGACGAGCTGTCCCGGCGGCGGGGCCTCGACGGCGCCGAGGCGGACGAGCTCGTCCGGCTCTACCAGGCCGCCGCGACCGACCTGTCGACCATCCGGTCCTCGGCGCCCGACCCGGACGTGGTGGCCCGGCTGTCCCAGCTGCTGGCCCGCGCCCGGTCCCGGATCGCGGGGACGCACGAGCCCGCCTGGCGGGACGTCCGCCGGTTCGTCGTGCTCTCGCTGCCGGCCGCGCTGTACCGGCTGCGCTGGTGGACGGTCGGCGTGATGGTCGCGTGCCTGGCCGTCGCGACCGTCGCCGGCTGGTGGGTCGCGACCAACCCGGACGCCCTCGCCGCGATGGGCACGCCCAGCGAGCGGCAGCAGTACGTGGACGAGGCGTTCGCGTCGTACTACGACCCCGGCGCCGGGTTCGCCGCCGTGGTGTGGACGAACAACGCGTGGGTCGCGGCGCTCTGCGTCGCGCTCGGCATCTCCGGGATCGGCACGCTGTACGTGCTCGCGAACAACGCGGTGAACGTCGGCGCGACCGGCGGCATGATGGCCGCGCACGACAGCCTGGGCGTCTTCTTCCAGCTCATCACGCCGCACGGCCTGCTCGAGCTGACCTCGATCTTCGTCGCCGGCGCCGCGGGGCTGCGGCTGTTCTGGGCGTGGGTCGACCCGCAGGGGCGGCCGCGGGCACGCGCGCTGGCCGAGGAGGGCCGGGCGCTCATCACCGTGGTGATCGGGCTGGCCGGGGCGCTGCTGCTGTCCGGCGTCGTCGAGGGCTTCGTGACCGGCTCGACGCTGCCGTGGTGGCTGAAGATCGTCATCGGCGCGATCGCGCTGGCCGCGTTCTGGACCTACACGATCGTGCTCGGCCGCCGGGCGGTGGCCGAGGGCGAGACCGGCGACCTCGAGGAGGACGCCGCGGGCTACGCGGTCGCGATCGCGGCCTGA
- a CDS encoding MarR family winged helix-turn-helix transcriptional regulator — translation MTPVTPAPAHRHPAPGNPGDELFWLLRRAMHTMRRDVRERVDLTPSRHRLLRVVAREEPQRQTALAAALDVVPRSVTSLVDDLERAGLVERRPDPTDRRATLVAATDEGRAVLAEADAERRRHAEELLARLAPGEQDELLRLLHRLVDDPAGAPAECARD, via the coding sequence ATGACGCCCGTCACCCCGGCCCCCGCGCACCGCCACCCCGCCCCGGGCAACCCCGGCGACGAGCTGTTCTGGCTGCTCCGCCGGGCCATGCACACGATGCGGCGCGACGTCCGGGAGCGCGTGGACCTCACGCCGTCCCGGCACCGGCTGCTGCGCGTCGTGGCGCGCGAGGAGCCGCAACGGCAGACCGCGCTCGCCGCGGCGCTCGACGTGGTGCCGCGGTCGGTCACGTCGCTGGTCGACGACCTGGAGCGCGCCGGCCTGGTCGAGCGCCGGCCCGACCCGACCGACCGGCGCGCGACCCTCGTGGCGGCAACCGACGAGGGCCGCGCGGTGCTCGCCGAGGCGGACGCCGAGCGGCGCCGGCACGCGGAGGAGCTGCTGGCGCGCCTCGCGCCGGGCGAGCAGGACGAGCTGCTCCGCCTCCTGCACCGCCTGGTCGACGACCCCGCGGGCGCCCCCGCGGAGTGCGCCCGGGACTGA
- a CDS encoding malate dehydrogenase, with translation MPRPAVTLTLSGAAGQIGYSLMFRVASGELLGPDTPVRVRMLERPEALHAAHGVALELQDVASPLLVDVDVTADPRAAFDGADIAVLVGAQPRTAGMERADLLEANAGIFRSQGTAINDVAADGIRVLVIGNPANTNAMIAAAHAPDVPRDRFTALTRLDHNRALAQLALRTGVNPREITRVTVWGNHSRTQYPDLRHALVAGRPALEVVDREWAEGAFIDTVAQRGAAIIAARGGSSVASTVSAIIDHGHLRRGGTPAGDWTSAGRVSDGSYGVPEGLVCSFPVTAVDGVWRIVPDLEVDAFSRARIDASVAELAEERDAVRHLGLI, from the coding sequence GTGCCCCGTCCCGCCGTCACGCTCACGCTGTCCGGCGCCGCCGGGCAGATCGGCTACTCGCTGATGTTCCGGGTCGCGAGCGGGGAGCTGCTCGGCCCGGACACGCCGGTCCGGGTGCGGATGCTCGAGCGGCCCGAGGCGCTGCACGCCGCGCACGGCGTGGCGCTGGAGCTGCAGGACGTCGCCTCGCCCCTGCTGGTCGACGTGGACGTCACGGCCGACCCGCGCGCCGCGTTCGACGGCGCGGACATCGCGGTCCTGGTCGGCGCGCAGCCGCGGACCGCGGGCATGGAGCGGGCGGACCTGCTCGAGGCCAACGCCGGCATCTTCCGCTCCCAGGGCACGGCGATCAACGACGTCGCCGCGGACGGCATCCGGGTGCTGGTGATCGGCAACCCCGCGAACACCAACGCGATGATCGCCGCGGCGCACGCGCCGGACGTGCCGCGCGACCGGTTCACCGCCCTGACCCGGCTGGACCACAACCGCGCCCTCGCCCAGCTCGCGCTGCGCACCGGCGTGAACCCTCGGGAGATCACCCGGGTCACCGTGTGGGGCAACCACTCGCGCACCCAGTACCCCGACCTGCGGCACGCGCTGGTCGCCGGGCGACCCGCGCTGGAGGTCGTCGACCGGGAGTGGGCCGAGGGCGCGTTCATCGACACCGTCGCCCAGCGCGGGGCCGCGATCATCGCCGCCCGCGGCGGCTCGTCGGTCGCGTCGACCGTGAGCGCGATCATCGACCACGGCCACCTGCGCCGCGGTGGCACCCCGGCCGGCGACTGGACGTCGGCCGGCCGGGTGTCGGACGGGTCCTACGGGGTGCCCGAGGGGCTGGTCTGCTCGTTCCCGGTCACCGCCGTCGACGGGGTGTGGCGGATCGTCCCCGACCTGGAGGTCGACGCGTTCTCGCGCGCCCGGATCGACGCGTCGGTGGCGGAGCTCGCCGAGGAGCGGGACGCCGTGCGGCACCTCGGTCTGATCTGA
- a CDS encoding ABC transporter ATP-binding protein: MSMHGGGGGGPAMYRSFRLDPSVARRRITRDVLRRILAFARPYRGLLTVFLVVVALDAAIGAVTPLLFRQIIDHGIAQGRTGLVLGLAGVVALLAVVSAGLTLASRWFSARIGEGLILDLRTQVFDHVQRMPLAFFSRTQTGALVQRLNGDVLGAQQAFTSTLSNVVSNVLTVVLVIAAMLSLSWQITLLSLVLLPAFVLPVRAMGRRLAGVTQESYTLNAAMGQTMTERFNVAGAQLVKLYGRPEDETAEFASRAARVRDIGITSAMYAAVFRIGLTLIAAVAVAIVYGLGGVLAIQGSLTVGVVVALTSYLTRLYGPITSLSNVQVDVMTTLVSFERVIEVLDLKPTVADAPDARPLPADVASTASVELDDVSFRYPAASEVSLASLESVARLQTEVPGTTLEHVSFTVPHGHLVALVGPSGAGKTTISALVARLYDVTSGTVRVAGQDVREVTQESLRDAIGIVSQDAHLFHDTIRANLLYARPGATDAELEQALRRAQIWDLVSRLPDGVDTVVGDRGYRLSGGERQRLAIARLLLKAPPVVVLDEATAHLDSESEAAVQRALAEALVGRTALVIAHRLSTIREADSIVVLDGGRVAEQGTHAELLAAGGLYAELYETQYATAR, encoded by the coding sequence ATGTCCATGCACGGAGGAGGGGGCGGTGGACCGGCGATGTACCGGTCGTTCCGCCTCGACCCGTCCGTCGCCCGGCGTCGCATCACCCGCGACGTGCTGCGGCGCATCCTCGCCTTCGCCCGCCCCTACCGCGGGCTGCTCACCGTGTTCCTCGTCGTCGTCGCGCTCGACGCCGCGATCGGCGCGGTCACCCCGCTGCTGTTCCGGCAGATCATCGACCACGGCATCGCCCAGGGCCGCACCGGGCTGGTGCTCGGGCTCGCCGGCGTCGTGGCGCTGCTCGCGGTCGTCTCGGCCGGGCTGACGCTCGCGTCCCGCTGGTTCTCCGCGCGGATCGGCGAGGGCCTGATCCTCGACCTGCGCACGCAGGTGTTCGACCACGTCCAGCGGATGCCGCTGGCGTTCTTCTCCCGCACCCAGACCGGCGCGCTGGTCCAGCGGCTCAACGGCGACGTGCTCGGCGCGCAGCAGGCGTTCACGTCCACGCTGTCCAACGTCGTGTCCAACGTGCTCACCGTCGTGCTGGTCATCGCCGCGATGCTGTCGCTGTCCTGGCAGATCACCCTGCTCTCCCTGGTGCTGCTGCCCGCGTTCGTGCTGCCGGTGCGCGCGATGGGTCGCCGCCTCGCGGGCGTGACGCAGGAGTCGTACACGCTCAACGCCGCGATGGGCCAGACGATGACCGAGCGGTTCAACGTCGCCGGCGCGCAGCTGGTCAAGCTCTACGGGCGTCCCGAGGACGAGACCGCGGAGTTCGCCTCCCGCGCCGCCCGGGTGCGGGACATCGGCATCACGTCCGCGATGTACGCCGCGGTGTTCCGGATCGGGCTCACGCTGATCGCCGCCGTGGCCGTCGCGATCGTCTACGGGCTGGGCGGCGTGCTCGCGATCCAGGGCTCGCTGACGGTCGGCGTCGTCGTCGCGCTCACCTCCTACCTGACCCGGCTGTACGGCCCGATCACCTCACTGTCGAACGTCCAGGTCGACGTCATGACGACGCTGGTGTCCTTCGAGCGGGTCATCGAGGTGCTCGACCTGAAGCCGACCGTGGCGGACGCGCCCGATGCCCGGCCGCTGCCCGCCGACGTCGCGAGCACCGCGAGCGTCGAGCTCGACGACGTGTCGTTCCGTTACCCGGCCGCCTCCGAGGTGTCGCTGGCGTCGCTGGAGTCCGTCGCCCGGCTGCAGACCGAGGTGCCGGGCACGACGCTCGAGCACGTCTCGTTCACGGTCCCGCACGGCCACCTGGTCGCGCTGGTCGGGCCGTCCGGCGCGGGCAAGACGACGATCTCCGCGCTGGTCGCGCGGCTGTACGACGTCACGTCCGGCACCGTCCGCGTCGCGGGCCAGGACGTCCGCGAGGTCACGCAGGAGAGCCTGCGGGACGCGATCGGCATCGTGTCCCAGGACGCGCACCTGTTCCACGACACCATCCGCGCGAACCTGCTGTACGCCCGGCCCGGCGCGACCGACGCCGAGCTGGAGCAGGCGCTCCGGCGGGCGCAGATCTGGGACCTGGTGTCCCGGCTGCCGGACGGCGTCGACACCGTCGTGGGGGACCGGGGCTACCGGCTCAGCGGCGGCGAGCGCCAGCGGCTGGCCATCGCCCGGCTGCTGCTCAAGGCGCCGCCGGTCGTGGTGCTCGACGAGGCGACCGCGCACCTCGACTCGGAGTCCGAGGCGGCGGTGCAGCGGGCGCTCGCGGAGGCGCTCGTCGGGCGGACGGCGCTCGTGATCGCGCACCGGCTGTCGACGATCCGCGAGGCGGACTCGATCGTCGTGCTCGACGGCGGGCGGGTCGCGGAGCAGGGCACGCACGCCGAGCTGCTGGCGGCGGGCGGGCTGTACGCGGAGCTGTACGAGACGCAGTACGCGACGGCGCGCTGA
- a CDS encoding RDD family protein, giving the protein MQDEGIVIGEGVLLDARPTSFASRLAGAVIDLIALGVVAIAVAWVLTRFVVVAPSQDVLQITFVVVMVTVLVVIPTTVDTLTRGRSLGKLAVGIRVVRDDGGPIRFRQAFVRALVGILELWLTLGSVALITSLVNPQGKRLGDILAGTYAVRVRGRTENRAVVVMPPFLAPWAQQADVARLPDGLALSVRQFLGRAPRLHPGSRYALGQQLAGEVARYVAPGPPAGTHPEAFLAAVLATRRDREYDAATRAAQRSATEAVTLHRLPHGVPDPTR; this is encoded by the coding sequence GTGCAGGACGAGGGCATCGTCATCGGCGAGGGCGTGCTGCTGGACGCGCGGCCGACGTCGTTCGCGAGCCGGCTCGCCGGCGCGGTGATCGACCTGATCGCGCTCGGCGTGGTGGCGATCGCCGTGGCCTGGGTGCTCACCCGGTTCGTGGTCGTCGCGCCGAGCCAGGACGTCCTCCAGATCACGTTCGTCGTGGTGATGGTGACGGTCCTGGTGGTCATCCCGACGACGGTCGACACGCTGACCCGCGGCCGGTCGCTCGGCAAGCTCGCCGTGGGGATCCGGGTGGTGCGGGACGACGGCGGCCCGATCCGGTTCCGCCAGGCGTTCGTCCGGGCGCTGGTCGGCATCCTGGAGCTCTGGCTGACCCTGGGGTCGGTCGCGCTCATCACCTCGCTGGTGAACCCGCAGGGCAAGCGGCTCGGCGACATCCTGGCCGGGACGTACGCCGTCCGGGTGCGCGGCCGCACCGAGAACCGGGCGGTCGTCGTCATGCCGCCGTTCCTCGCGCCCTGGGCGCAGCAGGCCGACGTGGCCCGGCTCCCCGACGGACTCGCGCTCTCCGTCCGCCAGTTCCTCGGGCGCGCGCCCCGGCTGCACCCCGGCTCGCGGTACGCGCTCGGCCAGCAGCTGGCCGGCGAGGTCGCCCGGTACGTCGCCCCCGGGCCGCCCGCCGGGACCCACCCGGAGGCGTTCCTCGCCGCGGTGCTCGCGACCCGGCGGGACCGCGAGTACGACGCCGCCACGCGCGCGGCCCAGCGCTCGGCGACCGAGGCCGTGACGCTGCACCGGCTGCCGCACGGCGTGCCGGACCCCACCCGCTGA
- a CDS encoding acyltransferase family protein produces the protein MSTVLPAPPREANTLALSAGPAPTRPVRGAPAPAVVAPAAAAAAPRPRRDPFVDGVRAVGILLVVALHWLMVEATWDGETLIVGNALAHGGAWLLTWLQPLPLLFFAAGAAARYDLDRHPGEPGWRFAGVRLLRMARPVAVFVGVWALLVAALPWLGVPVAAVDRVARIVPQPLWFLGVQIGLLALTPVLLRALRRWGAARVLVVAAALPVVVDLLRFSDEVGLPGAPNVLLVWAVPYLGGLVYAARRLAAPEDVAARDLVPERTALTLLALGGLAATVLLLAVGPYPRSLIGMPGDALSNLAPPTAPVVGFAVAQVAAALLVRDAVARWAARSRLVRWAGSRSMGLYLWHLTAMFAVSGVVLLGVGEVLPEPWTWDWWATRASYLAAAGVVLAGLVVASRAAERLLPRRARVSA, from the coding sequence ATGTCGACCGTCCTGCCTGCACCGCCCCGCGAGGCGAACACCCTCGCGCTCTCCGCCGGTCCCGCACCCACCCGCCCGGTCCGCGGCGCTCCCGCACCCGCGGTCGTGGCCCCTGCGGCGGCCGCCGCGGCGCCCCGTCCCCGCCGCGACCCGTTCGTCGACGGCGTCCGCGCCGTCGGCATCCTGCTCGTCGTGGCGCTGCACTGGCTGATGGTCGAGGCCACCTGGGACGGCGAGACGCTGATCGTCGGCAACGCCCTCGCCCACGGCGGCGCCTGGCTGCTGACCTGGCTCCAGCCGCTGCCGCTGCTGTTCTTCGCCGCGGGGGCCGCGGCCCGCTACGACCTGGACCGGCACCCCGGCGAGCCGGGCTGGCGGTTCGCGGGCGTCCGGCTGCTGCGCATGGCGCGGCCGGTGGCGGTGTTCGTCGGGGTGTGGGCGCTGCTGGTCGCGGCGCTGCCGTGGCTCGGGGTCCCCGTCGCGGCCGTCGACCGGGTCGCCCGGATCGTGCCGCAGCCGCTGTGGTTCCTGGGCGTGCAGATCGGCCTGCTCGCGCTGACGCCCGTGCTGCTGCGGGCCCTGCGCCGGTGGGGCGCCGCCCGGGTGCTGGTCGTCGCGGCGGCGCTCCCGGTGGTCGTCGACCTGCTGCGGTTCTCCGACGAGGTCGGGCTCCCCGGGGCGCCGAACGTGCTGCTGGTGTGGGCGGTGCCGTACCTGGGCGGCCTGGTCTACGCCGCCCGCCGGCTCGCCGCGCCCGAGGACGTCGCCGCCCGCGATCTCGTCCCGGAGCGCACCGCGCTGACGCTGCTCGCGCTCGGCGGGCTCGCGGCCACGGTGCTGCTCCTGGCCGTCGGCCCGTACCCGCGGTCGCTGATCGGGATGCCCGGCGACGCGCTCTCCAACCTCGCCCCGCCGACCGCCCCGGTCGTGGGCTTCGCGGTGGCGCAGGTCGCGGCGGCGCTGCTCGTCCGGGACGCCGTCGCCCGGTGGGCCGCCCGGTCGCGGCTCGTGCGCTGGGCCGGGTCGCGGTCGATGGGGCTGTACCTGTGGCACCTGACCGCGATGTTCGCGGTGTCGGGCGTCGTCCTGCTCGGGGTCGGCGAGGTGCTGCCGGAGCCGTGGACGTGGGACTGGTGGGCGACCCGGGCGTCGTACCTCGCCGCGGCGGGGGTGGTCCTCGCGGGGCTGGTCGTGGCGAGCCGCGCGGCGGAGCGGCTCCTGCCGCGGCGTGCGCGGGTCAGTGCGTGA
- a CDS encoding response regulator transcription factor, with protein sequence MRVVIAEDSVILRDGLAALLARRNHEVVAAVGDGDALVKEVAALAAADALPDIAVVDVRMPPGFTDEGLRAALTLRETHAGLGVLLFSQYVETRYAAQLFGGDARGVGYLLKDRVADVSDFLDALERIAAGRTVLDPEVVTQLMGAARVDPGITRLTPRESEVLELMAQGRSNGAIADALVLTYGAVEKHVTAIFGKLDLAPDAGDHRRVLAVLRYLNLEA encoded by the coding sequence GTGCGGGTCGTGATCGCCGAGGACTCGGTGATCCTCCGCGACGGGCTCGCGGCGCTGCTCGCCCGCCGCAACCACGAGGTGGTCGCGGCGGTCGGCGACGGGGACGCGCTCGTGAAGGAGGTCGCGGCGCTCGCGGCCGCCGACGCGCTGCCGGACATCGCCGTGGTCGACGTGCGGATGCCGCCCGGGTTCACCGACGAGGGGCTGCGCGCCGCGCTGACCCTGCGCGAGACCCACGCCGGCCTTGGCGTGCTGCTGTTCTCGCAGTACGTCGAGACCCGGTACGCCGCGCAGCTGTTCGGCGGCGACGCCCGCGGGGTCGGCTACCTGCTCAAGGACCGGGTCGCCGACGTCTCCGACTTCCTCGACGCGCTGGAGCGGATCGCCGCCGGGCGCACCGTGCTCGACCCCGAGGTCGTCACGCAGCTCATGGGCGCCGCGCGCGTCGACCCGGGCATCACGCGGCTGACCCCGCGGGAGTCCGAGGTGCTGGAGCTGATGGCGCAGGGCCGGTCGAACGGGGCGATCGCCGACGCGCTCGTGCTGACGTACGGCGCCGTCGAGAAGCACGTGACGGCCATCTTCGGCAAGCTCGACCTGGCCCCCGACGCCGGCGACCACCGCCGTGTCCTGGCGGTCCTCCGCTACCTCAACCTGGAGGCCTGA